The Aspergillus oryzae RIB40 DNA, chromosome 5 genome segment CCCTCCCTGTCCACCACCAGCTAATAAAAACAGAGTACATGCAGAGATCAATGCGTAAGAGAGGCTATCAAAAACAGGAGCAATCacaagaaggccaaggattggagaaggaaagaaaacaaaaagggaaaaaatagagagaaaagaaaagtggggggaaggggggaaaatTTGCAGACATGGGTAAATATTAGAAGAGAGTTgttaaaaaaagaaatcaaggcAGATCTCCAATGCCTACGGAGGATGGGTTGAAGCTAAACAACTTTTGCTGAGAGGCATCTCCACGCGGTGTCTCCTGCAACAATCCCCAGTGGCCTGTCGATCGGCGGCATTATTAAGACCACCACGTAAGTCATCGAATAGTGTAATTTTGTTGCTGTTTTTGGATGATTATGTGTCGTGCGATGCGACAGGGTTCGATTCAAATGCCCAACCACCCTGATAGTCTGCCCTTGATAGTTCGTCGTTCCCTTCTTGATGACTTCGCCAGCATTCCCACATAATACACATATTATGGAAGTAAGGCGACAATACTGCTCCTCGGTAAATAAGATTATCGTACAACGGCGGATGTTTGACCTATTGCTGCAAGATTATGTTGTGAAAATATCGGAAAAGGACATGGCAAGACAGAGACAGggtatctttgctttttttcttcggaTTTCTCGGCTTCTACCAGGCCCAGACCTTGAGCTGTGACGAGCGAAAGATGTTAGGACACTGCACCGCGACCTGACGAAGAACGACATGCTTACCAGAGAATCCCAAGAGCCTGTACACAGACTAATGCCGTCATTGCTGACTCCAAGACAGCTGACCCGGTTCTCGTGACCGCTAAGAGAGCCAACTTTGTCGCCTCGGAGAACATCCCACACCTTGCATGAAGTCAGCCAATTGTCCGTTTCGTCGCCAGGTTCGTTTTGAATATTAACATACCTTGCACTCAAAATCGTCATAACCAGCGAAAAGCAATCTTCCAGAGACGGAGAAAGCAACGGAAGTGATGCCACACAATATTTGGTCGCTCTGAGGAATTTGGGTTAGATCAATTACTACCTGTGTTGGTTTGGGGTGGGGGTGGAAGGGGCGTACCTGGTAAATGTTGAGTTCACGATCTGCACGAATGTCGAAGAGACGGCAGGAAGTATCATCCGAGCCCGTGCCGAATGCATTTCCGTCGGGGAAGAATTGGATAGCATTGATGTCCGATTCGTGTCCGGCGAAAGTCTGAACAGCCTTTCCGGTACGAATATCCCAGAGTTTCGCGAAAGCATCGCAGGCGCCCGAGACGAAGATGTTCTGGTTGGTAGGGTTAATGCTGATCGACATGACGTCGCCCAGGTGGTCGGCGAATTCAGTCACTTTCGAGCCCGATTCAATATCCCACAGCATGCAAGTCATGTCTCCGGACGAGGTGATAATACGGCGATCGTTGATGAAGCGGCAGCAAGAGAGGTATCCCGAATGTCCTGACAGCTCGCGCGCAACACGCGTGGGACCTTCGCGGGAAGAGAGGTTGTAGATTGAGCAGATGTTATCTAGACCACCACACGCAACGTAGTTTCCACTCGGGGCATAGGCGCAGGTCATGACCCACGATGACCTCAATGGGATTGCATGGACTTTGTTTGTAGTGTAGGCATCCCAGATGATAAGCTTTCCATCTTGCGAAGCAGAGACGAGATGACGTCGGTCGGTCGACCAGTGCATAGCGTAGATCTTGGCGAGATGACCCTTGAGCGTCCGACGGGGCTTCATTCCGATGCGAGGCAAAGTGTCGGTTTGATTTTGCGCGACCTGACGGACTGCACGGCCATTGTCAGTATTTCAGGAGATAGCACATAAGTCCCCGAATGTCGGGGGCTGCTCTTCCCTCACAGCATGGAAACGGGATTTCATACGAGTGGTATCGGCCAGCTCATCCTTTCTGCGCTTGATCCTATCCTTCAAGCCTTCAGCTTCGCGCCGGGCCGCGGTGATCTTGGCCTGCATCTGCTCGCCGCTCATATCGGCTGCCATCTTGACGGAGCAAGCCCCTGGAAAGGGTGATAATCAATTGATACAGGTGGGCGTGATCGGAACgagagaaggagacggagaagacagagaaaaaggggggaagaagggtcGACAGCGACAGGCGTCTGAGTGATATCCAGGGGACTGGGAGCGAGTGTAGAAGGATTCGGGGAGAGGGGACGCGGGAAGAGGGCGGTAGGTGAAAGCTGAGGGAAGAAGGGTGAGAGCGAAGAGCGAAAGAGGGGGGTTTGATTGGATGTGGAGCGAGTCCGGCGGAAGCGACCGAGCGAAAAAGCAGGAAACTTTCGCCCCGGGGGGGGATTTTTGGTCTGTATTGCagggggaaaaagaaactgctTATGTGGATGGAATGAGaggaaaacgaaaaaaataaaataaaataaaatattttaagGTAAGGGAAAATC includes the following:
- a CDS encoding WD40 repeat domain-containing protein (G-protein beta subunit) — its product is MAADMSGEQMQAKITAARREAEGLKDRIKRRKDELADTTLRQVAQNQTDTLPRIGMKPRRTLKGHLAKIYAMHWSTDRRHLVSASQDGKLIIWDAYTTNKVHAIPLRSSWVMTCAYAPSGNYVACGGLDNICSIYNLSSREGPTRVARELSGHSGYLSCCRFINDRRIITSSGDMTCMLWDIESGSKVTEFADHLGDVMSISINPTNQNIFVSGACDAFAKLWDIRTGKAVQTFAGHESDINAIQFFPDGNAFGTGSDDTSCRLFDIRADRELNIYQSDQILCGITSVAFSVSGRLLFAGYDDFECKVWDVLRGDKVGSLSGHENRVSCLGVSNDGISLCTGSWDSLLKVWAW